The DNA region CCCTTCTGCAACACAAAGTGTGGGAGCAGGTAAATATCAATGCCATGCTGCTTCTCAGCATTTACTGTCTTCTGGAAATACCCACCCTATTTTCTTGTGAGGGACCATCTCCCccatctccaccccaccccagccccaaactggggatcaaacccagggccttgcacaaactgggcaagtgctctaactcAATCCATCAGGTTTAAGTGGAGTGGACCCCAACTCCAACTTCAGCTCATGACCCCAGTCTTGCCAATCGGAGACACCATGACTAGTCAGGCTGTGACCCAGTGTGGACAAGAGAACTAGTCTTGGGACCAGCTACAACTATAGGGGAATTGGCAAGTTCTCTCCACTAGGGACAGTTAGGACAGTGGCATCTAAGCTGGAACTGCCACTCTCTGCTACTTCACGAGGTGACCCGGCATGGGAATGAAGCCagttctgagaaaataaaatgaagagatggTTCCTAATGACTTCATCTGACAACTGAAAGCAGCCATGCCTGAAGCCCCTGAACTCTTCAATTACATGGCCCAATAAATTCCCCGCTTTGCTTTCCCAGGGTGAATTGGGTTTCTGTCACTCACAACTCAAAGAATCTTGGCAAATACCTCCTCCTGCTGCTGAAAAATTATCAACAACCATTGCTCATTCTCATAATAATAACCAAACTCCCTTCTCTGCCATGCCTTGGGGCAATCCCCCCCTCAGATTTCCTCCCTTGATCCCCACCCCAAGCCTTAGTCCAATCCCCTGTCTCCAAATTCTCAGCTATCTGGGCAAGACCTGGGCCATCCTTAGATAACTTGGTGGTGTCTGAAGAGCATTTAAGCCTTGAAATTGGCCATTAATATTCCCTGAAATTTCTGCCTTATTCCTGGAGGGAGAAGGTGGTGCTTAGGTTGATGGGGCTTTACAAGCACCACAGGAGCTACATTTCTTGGCAGGGAATCAGAGCTCTTCTCTGCATGCGCATCCCCCATTTATCCCCCCTTCAGGGCCAGGAGTGAGCATGTGTTAATGTATCAGGCAAGTTCCTGCCCTCACTGGCTTCAAAATGCCCATCAccgctgggcgcagtggtgcacacctataatcccagtgattcgggaggctgactcaggaggttcacaagttcaaagccagctgcagcaacttagaGAGTCCCTGTCCCAAATtaatagaaagggctagggatgtagctcattggtaaagtgtccctgggtgaAATCCCTAgttccagccaggcatggtggtgcacatttataatcccaatggctcaggaggcggaggcagggggatcatgagttcaaagccagcctcagcaacttagtgaggccctaaacaactcagggagaccttgtctttaaataaaatatttaaaaagggctaggaatatgactcagtagttaagtgcctctgggtttaattcttggTAAAAAAAACCCTAGTACCTCCCccaacaaaacaacagcaacatcactcagacacacacacacacacaaattccccATCACTAGGAAGTTTATGTGTTCCTGGATTATGTGTCCCCAAtaaaaacctttaagaacacaggctgggggtgtagcagagtggtagagtgcttgcctagtatgcagaaggccttgggttcaagccccagcataatataaataaacaacCCAGAGGGTCCTTACCTCCCAACATTCTTCTGAGGCCTGGAAGAGCTGAGAATAAGCTTCAGCAATGACTGCAGCCCTGAAGAGCAGAGGGAGGCTCTCAGGAGATCCTCCTCTGatgacccctcccccaccccaccccaccccaccccaccccaactcACTTGCAGTGCAGTCCTCCCCCAGGAGGCAAATCCAGGATGTCCTCCGAGGCCAGAGTCCTGAAAACTGTGTTCAGACTGGGGGGCTCCTGAGCAGAGACACACAGCTCTGAGAAGAGCTAAGGGTTATGGAGAGCCCCTGCTTGCCAATGCCCCTCCCATGGGGCGCTGGGTGCCTGCTCACCAGCTACTCTGCGGCCCAGGGCTGTATCCAGCGCATGCTCCCTCCTGATGGCCTCCTCACAAGCCCTGGGAGCCCCTGGGAAGCAAACCACGATGCAGGTCATGTTGTCCAGGCTGCCCTGGAAAAAGTGGAGAAAAGGACACCAGTAGCATAGGGTTGAAGGCTACTGTGCAGAGTTTCAAGTCTTTAGAAGTCCTCCCCAGTCTAGATATGCCTGTGCCTCTCAAGTCTCACCCATCTGCCAGTCAAAACCAAGCCTTCTCCCACTTACACCAATCTCTCCCTGTCCTAGCCCCACCCTACTAAAAGAGAACCACACCTTTTATATGAAGttcttcaatctttttttcttaatattcattttttttagttttaggtggacacaatatctttattttatttttatgtggtgcttagaatcgaaccctgtgcctcaggcatgctaggtgagcatgcaaccagttgagccacatccccagccccacgtgATTCTTAACTCCCTCCCACTTACCTGTCTAGCACTTCTCtccctttgttttttgttgtttgtttgttgtattggtactggggattagaggcgcctaaccactgagccacatccccaaccctttttattttttatttagagacagggcttagttgcttagggcttagTTGCTTAGTGCTGGATAAATTGCCGagactggcttggaacttgtgatccttctgcctcaatttcctaagcatctgggattacaggtttgtgccaccatccCGGGCTCCCTTTGTATCTTAAACCATACCACAGGCTCTCCCCTCTCCGTATTTTGGCCCTGCGCATTCCAGCATACACGCCCTCTAGTTGTTCCCCAACCCCTGGTCTATTAAAATCCCTTCTCCCACAAATGCTGCAGATCTCCCCCATGTTCCAAGCCTCAGTGATACTATGCCCCGCCCCCAGGACCTGGCACAGACACGTGTCCAACAGCTGCGCGCAGAGAAGCTCTGGGGCCAGGTCCAAACGGAGGCGCGATGCCACCAGTCCCACCAGGGCAGCACCAGACGTAACTTCCCACACGCTGTCAGAGGCCAGGAGCACGAATTCGTCCTCAGTCTGGCGTGCCAGGGCAGCCACTTCAGGCTCCGCGGAAATTAGCTGCAGTTCGGGGGGCCTCCCCGGAGCCGCTTTGTTAGCAAAATCGCCTAGTGCTCGAGACACTGCCAGAGAGCCCTCGACGCGACGGCGACGGATGGTGCCGCCCGAGTTGTAGATGCGCTCGCGTTCCCGCGGCCGGAGGGGCCGGTGGTCTTGGGTGCCGAAGGCCACGGCGCCGGCGCGGCTCAGCACGGCGCGCGAGTCACCGCAGTGCGCCAGGTATAGAAAGCGCGGGGAGACCAGCAACACGACCGCAGTGGAGCCGCCGGGTTCGCCACCGGGCCAGAGCGAGCGGAGTCGCTCGTCGGCATTCAAGAAGGCTCGGCGCAGCGCCTGGCTCACGCCCTCGGGTTCGCTGGGCGCTGGGCCTAGCTCCTCGAGCACGTGGCCTGGCAGGTGGCGCGCGCCGAAGCGGGCAACTCGCGCCCCTCCGTGGCCGTCGAGGATAGCGAAGAAAGCCCAGCCAGGCGGCAGCCCAGGTAAGGAGAGCCAAGCGCAGTGCGAGTCCTCCATATGCGTTCGCCAACCCTGCGCTGCGCTGGCTCCGAAGCGCAGGCCGGACGATGCTGCCACACCCCCGTGTGGCCTCTGGGAGCATCGCGGCGCAGCCAGGAGAGACTGAGGCCCTTGGGCGCcagcttcctcttccttctctgcctcttcaTCCTTGCGAGCCGGCCAGAGGAGACACTCCAGCAGACCTGCAAGGGCCGCCATCTCTTATCAGGAAGGCTTCACCCTCAGCACCTGACCCGCCCTCCCAACACACTGTTAATCCCTCGCTGTGAGATTTTAAACCAAGTAAATCTCTTTCCTACTCCTTGACCTGCACCCAAGCCGCATCACTAAAAGAAATTCCATTCCTGGGACTACTTTCTCCCGCACCTCCAAAGTGGGGTTTGGGTTctggatcagaaaaaaaaaaaaaaatgatagcagCACACTATTACACAGCACCGGCCATATTCGTTACACTATTATACATcaagaagaggaaactgaatCAGAAAATGTTCATCGGTGTCACAGAGAAATTAGCTCTAGAATCTGTGTTTTCGTGGGCTTCAAATCCCAGCCCGGTTCAATCCAAGCTCCGCCCACCTCAGTGGTCCCGCATCCAGCAAAACCTTTAAGTACAATATTTTACGGACTGCTGCCCTTCTGGACCCTTATCCAGGGGTCCAGTTGCTTTAACTTCCAGGTCCTGCCATCAATTCAAGCCCACTGCCTGAGTCTTCCAATTTTCGCAGTCCTGCCCCAagacctgtgttcaatccccagtactggaagaaaaaaagagagagagagaaatcaatttTCGCAGTCCTGGCATCGCCTCTAGCTCCTCAACTTCAGCCCACCCCTAAACTCCCGCTAGTCGAAACTGGCCCCTTCTCTCCAGGTTATGGCCACTCTCTTGTGCCTAGTCCCTCTAGGCCACGCCTCTAGCTGTGACCCCGCCCAATTTTTTGAATAGTCCTACAGGCTTTTGAGCTCCATCCTTTGCCTCGAAAGTTTCAGAGTACTTTCTTCCCGCCCTCTTTCTCATTCCCTCTGCAAACCTAGGTTCGGAGCATATCTCCGAGCGCTAGATTCTTTCTTCCCATTCTTCAGTGCTACCTCTAGACCCGCTCCAACCAACTCTGGGATCCACGCCCCGTCCTTTTCGCTTAAGCATTCTTTCGGGCCCCTCACCCTATCCCAGGCTCTGTCGCTCTTCCCCCGAAGGCTGAGCCCACTTCCACATAGACCCCGCCCCTTAGGCCTGCCATCTAACCTCCTAAGCCCGCCCCTCTAGTAAAAAGGCCTCGCCTCTCCCGTGTTCGTCGGTGTCTCCCCGCCCCCTCGCCCTCCCTCCGGTTCCGCCCCGCGGGTCCTCTGGCCCCGCCCCCGGTCCCGCGCTGCAGTGCCTTCCCCGCCGCGGCTCCGCCCGCCCTCGCCAAGCCGAGCAgagggcggcggcggcggctgctggAGCAGCCCGGGAGGAGGAGGCGGCGAGGATGGCGGCGGTGGCGTGGGCGCGGCGGAGATGAGCGCCCGCGGCCCCGGGCCCAGGGCGGCGCGGCCGGAGTGGGCTGGGGTCCCGATGCAGGCCCGAGGGGGGCCATGGGGCAGGTCCTGCCGGTCTTCGCCCACTGCAGTGAGTAGGGAGGCTGTGGCCTGTTGTGGGTCTCAGAGGCCCGAGTGGGGTCCTCCTGATATCCCCTGGGCGCTGAGCCGCAGGAGAGCCGGGATGGAGGGAGGAGACGAAGGAGACAAAGGaagctctcccctccccccctgcGCTCTGGCAGCCGCGGGGGCAGCCTGACCTGGAGAACCCGGGTGAAAAAGGGAGGAGATGGGGACACTGGACCCCGGCGCGCAGGGCACTAGGATGTGTCGCCCCGCCCAACCCTGGGATGAGGAGGTGCGCGGGGAGCTGTCCCCGGGCTCTGGTGCTGGCCGCAGCTGGCGGGGAGGGGGTTGAATAGAGGGGCAGAGCCAGGATGGAGAAGAGAGGTATGACTTCCCATTACCCACCCTCGTAGTCTACCCGAGAAGCAGCCCTAATCTAGCCCAAATTGTCCAATCCCCTGTCTCCGGAAAAGACATCCctgggttagtgctaggactcTTGGGTGTTCAGCAGGCTTTTCCACTCATTAGTGGTAATCCTGGGGAAGACCCACTCAGCTCCAGGCCTCTGATTCTCCAGCCAAAGTtgcggggtgggggcagggggcgtCCTGTTTCAATTTCCAAACCTTATGTGCAGACATCACCTGTGTGCAGAACCCCAACCCAGTTCCTAGGGGCTGGATTCCCAATTGAAAATGCTTGGTCTGATCTTCCTGATCTCTGAGTCCAGAGCTCTAGCAGTCCGTGTTTACCATCCTCTGTCCCACTCAGAAAAGGTTCTGACAGCTGGGGATGGCAACATTCTCAGACCTAGCCACTTGCATGTCTGGAGTGTCCAGATGCCCAAATTCTAAGAATTTCAGAGTCTCATCCCAACATTCTAAGATCTTGTTCTTATCTCGCATTATAAAGTGAGTGCCTGCTGGTTGGTctgttccccaccccacccctgctaGTCTTCCTGTCATCTCCTGCCCTTTCTCCCACTGATTTTGCTCCAGGCACACTGCTCCACTCACCATATATAAGCATAGCGCCTGCCTCAGGAACTTTGCACTAGCTTTCCCCTTTGCCTGGAAAGCTCTTCCTAGAGGTCCTCATGGCTTCCTTACTTCATTCAGGCCTCTGTTCAAATATCATCTTAACAGAGAAGGTTTTGGGACCATCTTATCTGAAACAGCAccacctctccttctctcctattaccctgattatttttcttcacacACTTATTAAGACCCTATGTCatatatttacttatgtattgTCTGCCTCTCCCATAGGATGTAACCTCTATGAGGGCAGGACTTTTGTTTTGCTCATAGATATATTCCCAGGGCCTAgaagagtgcctggcacatagtaggcactcagtaaatggtTGTTTAAAGAGTAAATTGAAACCTCCCAAGATCCTTAAGTTGAAGATTCTAAGATTGAAATTCCTGGATAGGAACTTACTTGTTAGACTCTGAGCCTCTCATAGCAGTGATGCTAAGATTTTGCAGTCTATATGCAGAATGTCCTGATCCTGTGGCTCAAAATATTCTAAGATTCCTTAATTCAGATCATCCTAGATTCCAGGACTGGCACTTCTGTGATTCAGAGTTTATAAGCTTCCTAAgagtcttgatttctttcttcttgcagAAGAAGCTCCATCTACAGCCTCTTCTACCCCTGATTCCACAGAAGGTAAGTGGATGGGGGGATACGAGGGTGGGAACTGAAAGGGGCACCTGTGTAGGTCAGGATTCTGCTCACAGCCCTTCTTTGCCCAACAGGAGGAAATGACGACTCGGATTTTCGGGAGCTGCACACAGCCCGGGAATTctcagaggatgaggaggaggagaccaCGTCCCAGGACTGGGGTACCCCCCGGGAGCTGACCTTCTCCTACATCGCCTTCGATGGTGTGGTGGGCTCTGGGGGCCGTAGAGATTCAGCTGCCCGCCGCCCCCGGCCTCAGGGCCGTTCAGTCTCAGAACCACGAGACCTGCCCCCTCAGCCCGGCCTAGGAGACAGCTTGGAGAGCATCCCCAGCCTGAGCCAGTCCCCAGAGCCTGGACGCCGGGGTGATCCTGACACCGTACCTCCAACTGAACGCCCTCTGGAGGACCTGAGGCTCCGGCTGGACCAACTAGGCTGGGCTGCCAGGGGAGTGGGATCTGGGGAGGACTCTGCCACCAGCAGCTCCACCCCTCTGGAAGACGAGGAACCTGATGGATTGGAGGAGGGAGCGGCTAAGGAAGGTGAGATGTCCAAGTTGGACCTAAGCCAAGAGGGGTGGGTGGTCTCTTGGGGCACCTCCAAGGAGAATACTCACGACCTTCTCTCTCTACTGCGCCAGAACTGGACCTACAACGTGGATTTTCTCAGTCCTCACCACCTGAGGTCTTGaccccccagcccagccccagctgtAGGACACCTGAGGCTGGTACTCCATCCCAACCAGGATCCCCAGATTCCAACTCTGGGCCTGATGAGCCCTCGCTGGCCGAGGAAGAGGAGCCATGGGGACCACTGGAGCCAGTCTTGGGACAGTGTCTCCATAGCAGGGATCAATCAGAATTCACCCTGCAGCCACACATTCTAGGTAAGCAGTGTGTGAGCAGATGCTCCCTTGGACTACAGCAGGCTAAATGTGGGAGGGCTGGAAGTTAAAGGGGCCAACCTGGCAAAGGAACACAGGACAGTGGGGAAATTAGCATAATTTCCCCTTAGCTGAGATTACCATTGGCTCCTTTTATGTAGTTACCCGCCCATTCCAGAAGTTAGCCCTCCTTCAAGCATTAGGACTGACTGATTGCTAAAAATGAATCCTCCCTCTTTTGGACTCCCTACATGCCGATTGTGGACATGCCAAATCTCTGAAAATATAGGCTCTCTCCTGTATGcaattataggatttttttttttcaaaccagggattgaacccagaggtgcttaacactgagccacatccccagcccgtttaattttttttattttgaaacagggtattgccaagttgctcagggaTTTGCTAAAgtacttgcgatcctcctgcctcagcctcccaagccgctgagattacaggcaggtgccaccacacccggctatgatatttttataagtaaattcTACTCCTTTAAAAACTCTTCTCTTCCCTGACCACGTCTATAGACCACTTGTAAATAGACCCAGccttacttttaaatgtactctGCCTCCAGGAACCGCCACAGGTTGGTTGTAGACATCACTGTTCTAGGCTGTTTACAAAGAGTTCCAATTTTGGAATTGGCCACACCTCTATGGACAGCCATTGGCTTCTTACACAGGGGCTCCGCCCCTCTACTCCCTCCCTGCGGGTTCC from Marmota flaviventris isolate mMarFla1 chromosome 18, mMarFla1.hap1, whole genome shotgun sequence includes:
- the Ppm1n gene encoding probable protein phosphatase 1N encodes the protein MAALAGLLECLLWPARKDEEAEKEEEAGAQGPQSLLAAPRCSQRPHGGVAASSGLRFGASAAQGWRTHMEDSHCAWLSLPGLPPGWAFFAILDGHGGARVARFGARHLPGHVLEELGPAPSEPEGVSQALRRAFLNADERLRSLWPGGEPGGSTAVVLLVSPRFLYLAHCGDSRAVLSRAGAVAFGTQDHRPLRPRERERIYNSGGTIRRRRVEGSLAVSRALGDFANKAAPGRPPELQLISAEPEVAALARQTEDEFVLLASDSVWEVTSGAALVGLVASRLRLDLAPELLCAQLLDTCLCQGSLDNMTCIVVCFPGAPRACEEAIRREHALDTALGRRVAELCVSAQEPPSLNTVFRTLASEDILDLPPGGGLHCKAAVIAEAYSQLFQASEECWEKGQDGAGKPSSTHLNSALNLEA
- the Rtn2 gene encoding reticulon-2, producing the protein MGQVLPVFAHCKEAPSTASSTPDSTEGGNDDSDFRELHTAREFSEDEEEETTSQDWGTPRELTFSYIAFDGVVGSGGRRDSAARRPRPQGRSVSEPRDLPPQPGLGDSLESIPSLSQSPEPGRRGDPDTVPPTERPLEDLRLRLDQLGWAARGVGSGEDSATSSSTPLEDEEPDGLEEGAAKEELDLQRGFSQSSPPEVLTPQPSPSCRTPEAGTPSQPGSPDSNSGPDEPSLAEEEEPWGPLEPVLGQCLHSRDQSEFTLQPHILVADLLYWKDTRTSGVVFTGLMVSLLCLLHFSIVSVAAHVALLLLCGTISLRVYRKVLQAVHRGDGANPFQAYLDVDLTLTREQTERWSQQIASHVVSTATQLRHFFLVEDLVDSLKLALLFYILTFVGAVFNGLTLLILGVIALFTVPLLYRQHQAQIDQYVGLVTNQLSHIKAKIRAKIPGTGALSSAAAAASGSKAKAE